In the genome of Theropithecus gelada isolate Dixy chromosome 19, Tgel_1.0, whole genome shotgun sequence, the window CATTCTGTGCATACATAAGGCTTCTCTCCTGTGTGTGTCCTTAAGTGTCTGATGAGGTGTGACTTCTGGCTAAAGCCTTGCTCACACTCCCTGCAAATGTAAGGCTTCTCTCCTGAATGCGTCCTCTTGTGTCTGACCAGGTGTGAATGCTGGCGAAAGCCACGCCCACATTCCCTGCAAACATAAGGCTTTTCCCCAGTGTGCGCCCTCTGGTGGGTGATGAGGTTTGACTTCAGGCTAAAGCTCTGCCCACATTCTTTGCACACATAAGGCTTGAGCCCTGAGTGTGTCCGCTGATGTGTAAAGAGGTTCGACTTCCAAGTAAAGCCTCGTCCACAATCCTTGCACACATAAGGTTTCTCCCCTGAGTGTGTCCTCTGATGTGTGATCAGGTTTGCCTTCCAGGTAAAGCCTCGCCCACATTCCCTGCACACATAAGGCTTTCCCCCAGAGTGCGTCCTTGGGTTTTTGATGAGGATTGACATACTGCCAAAGCTGTCTCCCCACTCAGTGTGCATGTAAGCTGTCTCCCCAGTTTGTGTCTTCTGGAGGCTAAGGAGGTTTGACTCCTTGATAAAGCCTGGCCCAAACTCTTCATATTTGATTTCTCCAAATCCTGAGATTTCTAAACCATGCAATACTTTGTCTGTTTCCTCAAGGTCTGCCTTCCTTTCAGGGCTGGGTCCTATATCCACCACTGTGTTGTCTTCCTCGGACCGTGCTGGCTGTTCTTCACGTGGGCTGGAGAGTGCCTTTGAAGTGCCACTTTTGCTTACTCTCCCAAACAGGAGTCTGGAGTCTTCTCCCTCTTGAATCCATTCTGTTTTGCCACTCAAGCAGAATGGACCCTGCTGTTGTTTCTGATCTTCCGGATAGTGTTCACCCAGCTGGAGAGGATTTCCTGCCCATAAACTTGAAAACAGCTGAGAGAGATGACTCAGCCACA includes:
- the HKR1 gene encoding Krueppel-related zinc finger protein 1 isoform X4, whose translation is MATGRLRAKKEEEWRLLSPAQRTLHREVMLETYNHLVSLEIPSSKPKLIAQLERGEEPWREERKCLLDLCPAESKPEIRLCPSCPLIFSNQQALSQHVWLSHLSQLFSSLWAGNPLQLGEHYPEDQKQQQGPFCLSGKTEWIQEGEDSRLLFGRVSKSGTSKALSSPREEQPARSEEDNTVVDIGPSPERKADLEETDKVLHGLEISGFGEIKYEEFGPGFIKESNLLSLQKTQTGETAYMHTEWGDSFGSMSILIKNPRTHSGGKPYVCRECGRGFTWKANLITHQRTHSGEKPYVCKDCGRGFTWKSNLFTHQRTHSGLKPYVCKECGQSFSLKSNLITHQRAHTGEKPYVCRECGRGFRQHSHLVRHKRTHSGEKPYICRECEQGFSQKSHLIRHLRTHTGEKPYVCTECGRHFSWKSNLKTHQRTHSGVKPYACLECGQCFSLKSNLNKHQRSHTGEKPFVCAECGRGFTRKSTLITHQRTHSGEKPFVCRECGRGFNDKSTLVSHQRTHSGEKPFMCRECGRRFRQKPNLFRHKRAHSGVFVCRECGQGFCAKLTLIKHQRAHSGGKPHVCRECGQGFNRQSHLIRHQRTHSGEKPYICRKCGRGFSRKSNLTRHQRTHSG
- the HKR1 gene encoding Krueppel-related zinc finger protein 1 isoform X7 produces the protein MLETYNHLVSLEIPSSKPKLIAQLERGEEPWREERKCLLDLCPAESKPEIRLCPSCPLIFSNQQALSQHVWLSHLSQLFSSLWAGNPLQLGEHYPEDQKQQQGPFCLSGKTEWIQEGEDSRLLFGRVSKSGTSKALSSPREEQPARSEEDNTVVDIGPSPERKADLEETDKVLHGLEISGFGEIKYEEFGPGFIKESNLLSLQKTQTGETAYMHTEWGDSFGSMSILIKNPRTHSGGKPYVCRECGRGFTWKANLITHQRTHSGEKPYVCKDCGRGFTWKSNLFTHQRTHSGLKPYVCKECGQSFSLKSNLITHQRAHTGEKPYVCRECGRGFRQHSHLVRHKRTHSGEKPYICRECEQGFSQKSHLIRHLRTHTGEKPYVCTECGRHFSWKSNLKTHQRTHSGVKPYACLECGQCFSLKSNLNKHQRSHTGEKPFVCAECGRGFTRKSTLITHQRTHSGEKPFVCRECGRGFNDKSTLVSHQRTHSGEKPFMCRECGRRFRQKPNLFRHKRAHSGVFVCRECGQGFCAKLTLIKHQRAHSGGKPHVCRECGQGFNRQSHLIRHQRTHSGEKPYICRKCGRGFSRKSNLTRHQRTHSG
- the HKR1 gene encoding Krueppel-related zinc finger protein 1 isoform X5, producing MATGRLRAKKEEEWRLLSPAQRTLHREVMLETYNHLVSLEIPSSKPKLIAQLERGEEPWREERKCLLDLCPESKPEIRLCPSCPLIFSNQQALSQHVWLSHLSQLFSSLWAGNPLQLGEHYPEDQKQQQGPFCLSGKTEWIQEGEDSRLLFGRVSKSGTSKALSSPREEQPARSEEDNTVVDIGPSPERKADLEETDKVLHGLEISGFGEIKYEEFGPGFIKESNLLSLQKTQTGETAYMHTEWGDSFGSMSILIKNPRTHSGGKPYVCRECGRGFTWKANLITHQRTHSGEKPYVCKDCGRGFTWKSNLFTHQRTHSGLKPYVCKECGQSFSLKSNLITHQRAHTGEKPYVCRECGRGFRQHSHLVRHKRTHSGEKPYICRECEQGFSQKSHLIRHLRTHTGEKPYVCTECGRHFSWKSNLKTHQRTHSGVKPYACLECGQCFSLKSNLNKHQRSHTGEKPFVCAECGRGFTRKSTLITHQRTHSGEKPFVCRECGRGFNDKSTLVSHQRTHSGEKPFMCRECGRRFRQKPNLFRHKRAHSGVFVCRECGQGFCAKLTLIKHQRAHSGGKPHVCRECGQGFNRQSHLIRHQRTHSGEKPYICRKCGRGFSRKSNLTRHQRTHSG
- the HKR1 gene encoding Krueppel-related zinc finger protein 1 isoform X6, coding for MPQQQRDLKTRGKKAEIPSSKPKLIAQLERGEEPWREERKCLLDLCPESKPEIRLCPSCPLIFSNQQALSQHVWLSHLSQLFSSLWAGNPLQLGEHYPEDQKQQQGPFCLSGKTEWIQEGEDSRLLFGRVSKSGTSKALSSPREEQPARSEEDNTVVDIGPSPERKADLEETDKVLHGLEISGFGEIKYEEFGPGFIKESNLLSLQKTQTGETAYMHTEWGDSFGSMSILIKNPRTHSGGKPYVCRECGRGFTWKANLITHQRTHSGEKPYVCKDCGRGFTWKSNLFTHQRTHSGLKPYVCKECGQSFSLKSNLITHQRAHTGEKPYVCRECGRGFRQHSHLVRHKRTHSGEKPYICRECEQGFSQKSHLIRHLRTHTGEKPYVCTECGRHFSWKSNLKTHQRTHSGVKPYACLECGQCFSLKSNLNKHQRSHTGEKPFVCAECGRGFTRKSTLITHQRTHSGEKPFVCRECGRGFNDKSTLVSHQRTHSGEKPFMCRECGRRFRQKPNLFRHKRAHSGVFVCRECGQGFCAKLTLIKHQRAHSGGKPHVCRECGQGFNRQSHLIRHQRTHSGEKPYICRKCGRGFSRKSNLTRHQRTHSG
- the HKR1 gene encoding Krueppel-related zinc finger protein 1 isoform X8, which translates into the protein MLETYNHLVSLEIPSSKPKLIAQLERGEEPWREERKCLLDLCPESKPEIRLCPSCPLIFSNQQALSQHVWLSHLSQLFSSLWAGNPLQLGEHYPEDQKQQQGPFCLSGKTEWIQEGEDSRLLFGRVSKSGTSKALSSPREEQPARSEEDNTVVDIGPSPERKADLEETDKVLHGLEISGFGEIKYEEFGPGFIKESNLLSLQKTQTGETAYMHTEWGDSFGSMSILIKNPRTHSGGKPYVCRECGRGFTWKANLITHQRTHSGEKPYVCKDCGRGFTWKSNLFTHQRTHSGLKPYVCKECGQSFSLKSNLITHQRAHTGEKPYVCRECGRGFRQHSHLVRHKRTHSGEKPYICRECEQGFSQKSHLIRHLRTHTGEKPYVCTECGRHFSWKSNLKTHQRTHSGVKPYACLECGQCFSLKSNLNKHQRSHTGEKPFVCAECGRGFTRKSTLITHQRTHSGEKPFVCRECGRGFNDKSTLVSHQRTHSGEKPFMCRECGRRFRQKPNLFRHKRAHSGVFVCRECGQGFCAKLTLIKHQRAHSGGKPHVCRECGQGFNRQSHLIRHQRTHSGEKPYICRKCGRGFSRKSNLTRHQRTHSG